Proteins from one Zavarzinia compransoris genomic window:
- a CDS encoding TetR/AcrR family transcriptional regulator produces the protein MPDPAKKPRRRQPRSLGREERTQALRQAIVDSAIAEFAALGYGGASLRSISARTGIELGHLGYHFSTKMELWQAAVASIFDAMPKPADQPVAETPAEARATVARLIADYASFCLSHPEHIQIVFSEAAAGGERMDWITRHYLNDIVSGFSHHIEAVHRQGVLKTIEPAIFISALVGISAINFALPPLRDVLMGGGIGADALAKLLSTLVEGPGE, from the coding sequence ATGCCCGATCCCGCCAAGAAGCCCCGTCGCCGCCAGCCGCGTTCCCTCGGCCGGGAAGAGCGGACCCAGGCCCTGCGCCAGGCGATCGTCGATTCCGCCATCGCCGAATTCGCGGCCCTTGGCTATGGCGGGGCGTCGCTGCGCTCGATCTCGGCCCGTACCGGCATCGAACTCGGCCATCTCGGCTATCATTTCAGCACCAAGATGGAATTGTGGCAGGCCGCCGTCGCCAGCATCTTCGACGCCATGCCGAAGCCGGCCGACCAGCCCGTGGCCGAAACCCCGGCCGAGGCCCGGGCCACCGTCGCCCGGCTGATCGCCGACTATGCCTCCTTCTGCCTGTCCCACCCCGAGCATATCCAGATCGTCTTCAGCGAGGCCGCCGCCGGCGGCGAGCGCATGGACTGGATCACCCGGCACTACCTGAACGATATTGTTTCAGGGTTTTCTCACCATATCGAAGCGGTTCATCGCCAAGGCGTCCTGAAAACCATCGAGCCGGCGATCTTCATTTCCGCCCTCGTCGGCATTTCGGCGATCAATTTCGCCCTGCCGCCGCTCCGCGACGTGCTGATGGGCGGCGGAATCGGCGCCGATGCCCTGGCGAAGCTGCTGAGCACGCTGGTGGAGGGGCCGGGGGAATAA
- a CDS encoding PLP-dependent aminotransferase family protein: MNASEIRELLKLLDQPDVISFAGGIPDPALFPTGVVEQAYARILADPARSGPSLQYSVSEGYAPLRAWIVRHMAALGVPCDIGNIVITAGSQQGLDFIGKLFLSPGDTALVTAPTYLGALQAFNPYEPRYDTLALGGNRTPDSYREAAAAAGGRVGLAYLVPDFSNPSGETVPLAERLALLDLAAALDTLVVEDAAYQALRYDGEPVRAIQALDVERSGGIEQCRTLYCGTFSKTLVPALRVGWICGPSAAIAKIVLAKQAADLHSPTINQMVMHEVAAAVYDAQVEKIRKVYHQRRDAMLAALARHMPEGVTWTRPEGGMFVWVSLPEGMSGAALLARAIAECRVAFVPGGAFYGEGRCDNRLRLSYSLSDPGQIEAGIGRLGALIRQVRAGA, encoded by the coding sequence ATGAATGCCTCCGAAATCCGCGAATTGCTGAAGCTGCTGGACCAGCCGGATGTGATTTCCTTTGCCGGCGGCATTCCGGATCCCGCCCTGTTCCCGACCGGCGTGGTCGAACAGGCCTATGCCCGCATCCTGGCCGATCCGGCGCGCTCCGGGCCGTCGCTGCAATATTCGGTCTCGGAAGGCTATGCGCCGCTGCGGGCCTGGATCGTCCGCCATATGGCGGCCCTGGGCGTGCCCTGCGATATCGGCAATATCGTCATCACCGCGGGCTCGCAGCAGGGCCTGGACTTCATCGGCAAGCTGTTCCTGTCGCCGGGCGATACCGCCCTGGTGACCGCGCCGACCTATCTCGGCGCGCTCCAGGCTTTTAATCCTTACGAGCCGCGCTACGACACGCTGGCGCTGGGCGGCAATCGCACGCCCGATTCCTATCGCGAGGCGGCGGCAGCGGCGGGCGGGCGCGTCGGCCTTGCCTATCTGGTGCCCGATTTCTCCAACCCTTCCGGCGAGACCGTGCCGCTAGCCGAGCGCCTGGCGCTGCTCGACCTTGCGGCGGCGCTCGATACGCTGGTGGTCGAGGATGCGGCCTATCAGGCGCTGCGCTACGACGGCGAGCCGGTCCGCGCGATCCAGGCCCTGGATGTCGAGCGTTCGGGCGGGATCGAGCAGTGCCGCACGCTTTACTGTGGCACCTTCTCGAAGACCCTGGTGCCGGCGCTGCGGGTGGGCTGGATCTGCGGCCCCTCGGCGGCGATCGCCAAGATCGTGCTGGCCAAGCAGGCGGCGGACCTGCACAGCCCGACCATCAACCAGATGGTGATGCATGAGGTCGCGGCGGCGGTCTACGACGCCCAGGTCGAGAAGATCCGCAAGGTCTATCACCAGCGGCGCGACGCTATGCTGGCGGCCCTGGCCCGCCACATGCCGGAAGGCGTCACCTGGACCCGGCCCGAGGGCGGGATGTTCGTCTGGGTCAGCCTGCCCGAGGGGATGAGCGGCGCCGCCCTGCTGGCGCGGGCGATCGCCGAATGCCGGGTCGCCTTCGTGCCCGGCGGCGCCTTCTACGGCGAGGGGCGGTGCGACAACCGGCTGCGCCTGTCCTATTCCCTGTCCGATCCGGGCCAGATCGAGGCCGGCATCGGCCGCCTCGGCGCCCTGATCCGGCAGGTCCGCGCGGGCGCGTGA
- a CDS encoding ABC-F family ATP-binding cassette domain-containing protein, with translation MAAPLLTLRDIHVGYGGHPVIDGAELIVGEGDRLCLVGRNGSGKSTLLKIAAGLVEPDRGERILQSGVTIRYLPQEPDLSAFPSVIAYVEAGLAPGDDAYRARSLLLSLGLTGDEDPRSLSGGEIRRAALARTLAPEPDILLLDEPTNHMDLPAIEWLEDELKRSRCALVLISHDRRFLTALSRSTVWIDRGVARRIERGFAAFEDWRDEVFEQEERERHKLDRKIVAELDWLRHGVSGRRKRNMRRLGELHGMRRDRREERKAVGTVKMAVGEGDISGKTVIEAKGVSKAYDGRAIFAGLDLRLRRGDRLGIVGPNGAGKTTLINVLTGILAPDGGEVRLGTNLQMVTLDQKRESLAPTTTLQDALTGGGSDQVEVAGSYKHVIGYMKDFLFGPEQARTPLGVLSGGERGRVMLARALAKPSNLLVLDEPTNDLDLETLDLLEEILADYAGTVLLVSHDRDFLDRIATSILAYEGPGAWVEYAGGYSDMVAQRGRGVEAREQAPAAAGKPAPAATSAEAPRAAAKRKLSFKEKHALETLPKTIEKLQAEIAGLQARLDDGTLFGRDPAQFQKTVARIDAAQGELAAAEDEWLALEMLREELEG, from the coding sequence ATGGCAGCACCGCTTCTCACCCTTCGCGATATTCATGTCGGCTACGGCGGACACCCGGTCATCGACGGCGCCGAACTCATCGTCGGCGAAGGCGACCGCCTGTGCCTCGTCGGGCGCAACGGCTCGGGCAAGTCGACGCTGCTGAAGATCGCCGCCGGCCTGGTCGAGCCCGACCGCGGCGAGCGCATCCTGCAAAGCGGCGTCACCATCCGCTACCTGCCGCAGGAGCCCGACCTCAGCGCCTTTCCGAGCGTCATCGCCTATGTCGAGGCCGGCCTCGCCCCGGGCGACGACGCCTATCGGGCGCGCAGCCTGCTGCTTTCCCTCGGCCTGACCGGGGACGAGGACCCGCGCAGCCTGTCGGGCGGGGAGATCCGCCGGGCGGCGCTTGCCCGGACGCTGGCGCCCGAGCCCGATATCCTGCTGCTCGACGAGCCGACCAACCACATGGACCTGCCAGCCATCGAATGGCTGGAAGACGAATTGAAGCGCAGCCGCTGCGCCCTGGTGCTGATCAGCCACGACCGCCGCTTCCTGACCGCCCTCTCCCGCTCGACCGTCTGGATCGACCGGGGCGTCGCCCGCCGCATCGAGCGCGGCTTCGCCGCCTTCGAGGACTGGCGCGACGAGGTTTTCGAACAGGAAGAGCGCGAGCGCCACAAGCTGGACCGCAAGATCGTGGCCGAACTCGACTGGCTGCGCCACGGCGTCTCGGGCCGGCGCAAGCGCAACATGCGCCGCCTCGGCGAATTGCACGGCATGCGCCGGGACCGGCGCGAGGAGCGGAAAGCGGTCGGCACGGTGAAAATGGCCGTCGGCGAAGGCGACATCTCGGGCAAGACCGTGATCGAGGCGAAGGGCGTCTCCAAGGCCTACGACGGCCGCGCCATCTTCGCCGGCCTCGACCTGCGCCTGCGCCGGGGCGACCGGCTGGGCATCGTCGGGCCGAACGGCGCCGGCAAGACCACGCTGATCAACGTCCTGACCGGGATCCTCGCCCCCGACGGCGGCGAGGTCCGCCTCGGCACCAATCTCCAGATGGTCACCCTCGACCAGAAGCGGGAATCGCTGGCCCCGACCACCACCTTGCAGGATGCCCTGACCGGCGGCGGCAGCGACCAGGTCGAGGTCGCGGGCAGTTACAAGCACGTCATCGGCTACATGAAGGACTTCCTGTTCGGGCCGGAACAGGCGCGCACGCCGCTCGGCGTGCTGTCGGGCGGGGAACGGGGCCGGGTGATGCTGGCCCGGGCCCTGGCGAAGCCGTCCAACCTTCTCGTCCTCGACGAGCCGACCAACGACCTCGATCTCGAAACCCTGGACCTGCTCGAGGAAATCCTGGCCGACTACGCCGGCACCGTGCTGCTGGTCTCGCACGACCGCGACTTCCTCGACCGCATCGCCACCTCGATCCTGGCCTACGAGGGGCCGGGCGCCTGGGTCGAATATGCCGGCGGCTACAGCGACATGGTGGCGCAGCGCGGCCGCGGCGTCGAAGCGCGGGAACAGGCCCCGGCCGCCGCCGGCAAGCCCGCCCCCGCCGCCACGTCTGCGGAAGCCCCCCGTGCAGCGGCGAAGCGCAAGCTCTCCTTCAAGGAAAAGCACGCGCTGGAAACCCTGCCGAAGACGATCGAGAAATTGCAGGCGGAAATCGCCGGCCTCCAGGCCCGGCTCGACGACGGTACCCTGTTCGGCCGCGATCCCGCCCAATTCCAGAAGACGGTGGCCCGGATCGACGCGGCGCAGGGCGAGCTTGCCGCCGCCGAGGATGAATGGCTGGCCCTCGAAATGCTGCGCGAAGAACTCGAGGGCTGA
- a CDS encoding potassium transporter Kup, with translation MSNPAPAPTAGETKTSGAQVPDPTADRKRLWALVLGSVGVVYGDIGTSPLYAFREALIHTASREPVTQPMVLGVLSMILWALIIIVTTKYVILLLRADNNGEGGALSLMALARRAMAKRTGFVLGLGIIGAALFYGDAVVTPAISVLSSVEGLKLVTPIFDPYVVPITIGIIMALFLVQSRGTSKVAVFFGPIMVVWFLALAVTGASHIADEPAVFLAFNPAYAVEFLLEHKTVGIIALGSVLLAVTGAESLYADLGHFGRKPIQIAWAALVFPSLTLNYLGQGALVLSRPEALENPFFLLAPDWGLIPMVLLATMATAIAAQAVITGAFSLTRQAIQLGILPRMEIRHTSGEHAGQIYLPRVNKLMLLTVIILVLSFKSSGNLASAYGIAVTGTMVVTALLLFVVMRYRWRLPLAVALLVISPFLLIDLTFLGANLLKVLDGGWVPLVMAATLATLMATWVRGTRILAEKSRRDSLPLLDVVAMLERSHPHQVPGTAMFLTSTPNVAPVALMHNLKHNKVLHEQNVIVTIEVAQEPHIDPESRVTVQSLSPRIMLMRVFYGYMESPNLPRALAAARKLGLKYDIMSTSFFLGRRSLRPGSKGGLRLWQNRLYISLARNASDATEFFQIPSDRVIELGTQMTI, from the coding sequence ATGAGCAATCCCGCCCCGGCCCCAACCGCAGGCGAGACCAAGACGAGCGGCGCCCAGGTCCCCGATCCGACCGCCGACCGCAAGCGCTTATGGGCGCTCGTGCTCGGCAGCGTCGGCGTCGTCTACGGCGACATCGGCACCAGCCCGCTCTATGCCTTCCGCGAAGCCCTGATCCATACCGCGTCCCGGGAACCCGTCACCCAGCCCATGGTGCTGGGCGTCCTGTCCATGATCCTGTGGGCGCTGATCATCATCGTCACCACCAAATACGTCATCCTGCTGCTGCGCGCCGATAACAACGGCGAGGGCGGCGCGCTGTCCCTGATGGCGCTGGCGCGGCGCGCCATGGCGAAGCGCACCGGCTTCGTGCTCGGCCTCGGCATCATCGGCGCGGCGCTGTTCTACGGCGACGCGGTGGTGACGCCGGCGATCTCGGTGCTGTCCTCGGTCGAGGGGCTGAAGCTGGTCACCCCCATCTTCGATCCTTACGTCGTGCCCATCACCATCGGCATCATCATGGCCCTGTTCCTGGTGCAGAGCCGGGGCACGTCCAAGGTCGCAGTCTTCTTCGGCCCGATCATGGTGGTCTGGTTCCTGGCGCTGGCCGTCACTGGCGCCAGCCATATCGCCGACGAGCCGGCGGTCTTCCTCGCCTTCAACCCGGCCTATGCGGTCGAATTCCTGCTGGAACACAAGACGGTCGGGATCATCGCCCTCGGCTCGGTGCTGCTGGCCGTGACCGGGGCGGAATCGCTCTATGCCGACCTCGGCCATTTCGGCCGGAAGCCGATCCAGATCGCCTGGGCCGCCCTGGTCTTTCCCTCGCTGACCCTCAATTATCTCGGCCAGGGCGCCCTCGTCCTGTCGCGGCCGGAAGCGCTGGAAAACCCCTTCTTCCTGCTGGCGCCGGACTGGGGTCTGATCCCCATGGTGCTGCTCGCGACCATGGCGACCGCGATCGCCGCCCAGGCGGTGATCACCGGTGCCTTCTCCCTGACCCGGCAGGCGATCCAGCTCGGCATCCTGCCGCGCATGGAGATCCGCCATACCTCGGGCGAGCATGCGGGCCAGATCTACCTGCCCCGGGTGAACAAGCTGATGCTGCTCACCGTCATCATCCTGGTGCTGTCGTTCAAGTCGTCGGGCAATCTCGCCTCCGCCTACGGCATCGCGGTGACCGGGACCATGGTGGTCACCGCCCTCCTCCTCTTCGTCGTCATGCGCTATCGCTGGCGGCTGCCGCTGGCGGTCGCCCTGCTGGTGATCTCGCCCTTCCTGCTGATCGACCTCACCTTCCTCGGCGCCAACCTGCTCAAGGTGCTGGACGGCGGCTGGGTGCCGCTGGTGATGGCGGCGACGCTGGCGACCCTGATGGCGACCTGGGTGCGCGGCACCCGCATCCTGGCCGAGAAGTCGCGGCGCGACAGCCTGCCGCTGCTCGACGTCGTCGCCATGCTGGAGCGCAGCCACCCCCACCAGGTGCCGGGCACGGCCATGTTCCTGACCTCGACGCCGAATGTCGCCCCGGTCGCCCTGATGCACAACCTGAAGCACAATAAGGTGCTGCACGAACAGAATGTGATCGTGACCATCGAAGTGGCGCAGGAACCCCATATCGATCCGGAATCCCGGGTCACCGTGCAGTCGCTCAGCCCGCGGATCATGCTGATGCGGGTATTCTACGGCTATATGGAAAGCCCGAACCTGCCCCGCGCGCTGGCCGCCGCCCGCAAGCTCGGCCTCAAATACGACATCATGAGCACGTCGTTCTTCCTCGGCCGCCGCTCGCTGCGCCCGGGCAGCAAGGGCGGGCTCCGGCTGTGGCAGAACCGGCTCTATATCTCGCTGGCGCGCAATGCCTCGGACGCCACGGAATTCTTCCAGATCCCGTCCGACCGGGTGATCGAGCTCGGCACCCAGATGACGATCTGA
- a CDS encoding TrmH family RNA methyltransferase, whose product MTRVIAIDSEQNERFRTWERLLEGRGIRKHGAFLLAGRKTVPEALAAVPDRFTAVIAPDTPALDQLAPLLPAHLARHVLARPLFERLDVSGTRLPLLVGTVPAFAEADLAAPPRGLELACALGDPSNLGALLRSAAAFGVRRVILLPEAAHPFHPKCLRGAANAVFRLDFVRTRGWAALAAGAGPLLALDGGGADLTRFSWPGDLRLVLGEEGQGLPADLAAARLAIPTSGAVESLNATVAASIALQHWFSRRPA is encoded by the coding sequence ATGACCCGCGTCATCGCCATCGACAGCGAACAGAACGAGCGCTTCCGCACCTGGGAACGGCTGCTGGAGGGGCGCGGCATCCGCAAGCACGGCGCCTTCCTGCTGGCCGGGCGGAAGACCGTGCCCGAAGCCCTGGCCGCGGTGCCGGACCGGTTCACCGCCGTCATCGCCCCGGATACGCCGGCCCTCGACCAGCTGGCGCCCCTGCTGCCCGCCCATCTCGCCCGCCATGTCCTGGCCCGGCCGCTGTTCGAGCGGCTGGACGTCTCGGGCACGCGGCTGCCGCTGCTGGTCGGCACGGTGCCCGCCTTCGCCGAAGCCGATCTCGCCGCCCCGCCCCGGGGCCTCGAACTCGCCTGCGCCCTGGGCGACCCCAGCAACCTGGGGGCGCTGCTGCGCTCCGCCGCCGCCTTCGGGGTCCGGCGCGTGATCCTGCTGCCGGAAGCGGCCCATCCGTTTCACCCGAAATGCCTGCGCGGCGCCGCCAATGCGGTGTTCCGCCTCGATTTCGTCCGTACCCGCGGCTGGGCGGCGCTGGCCGCCGGGGCCGGCCCCCTGCTCGCCCTCGACGGCGGCGGCGCGGACCTGACCCGGTTCTCCTGGCCCGGCGATCTCCGCCTCGTCCTCGGCGAGGAAGGCCAGGGCCTGCCCGCCGACCTCGCGGCGGCCCGCCTCGCCATCCCGACCAGCGGCGCGGTCGAATCCCTGAACGCGACGGTCGCCGCCTCGATCGCGCTGCAACATTGGTTCAGCCGCCGCCCCGCCTGA
- a CDS encoding DegT/DnrJ/EryC1/StrS family aminotransferase encodes MTTPPIPFIDLKTQRARMGSAVDEAILKVVNHGAYIMGPEVIELERQLGEFCGAKHVLSCANGTDALGLVLMAKGVGPGDAVFVPAFTFVATAEVVAWVGATPVFVDVDEDNFNMNPAHLAASIKWARDNGLRPVGVIPVDLFGQPADYQAILPIAEAEELWLMSDAAQSFGAKLNNRAVGTFGLATATSFFPAKPLGCYGDGGAVFTDDDELIEVLRSIRIHGQGSDKYENVRIGINGRLDTIQAAVLIEKLKLFPDEIEARDRVASRYNAGLADVARVPHLRAGTTSVWAQYTLVLNDRDKVAAACKAANVPTAIYYPIPLSHQLGYKHFPTGPGGVPVSERLSAGVLSLPMHPYLAPDVQDRIIDTVRQAI; translated from the coding sequence ATGACCACCCCGCCCATTCCCTTCATCGACCTGAAGACCCAGCGCGCCCGCATGGGCAGCGCCGTGGACGAGGCGATCCTCAAGGTGGTCAATCACGGCGCCTATATCATGGGGCCGGAAGTGATCGAACTGGAACGCCAGCTCGGCGAATTCTGCGGCGCGAAGCATGTGCTGTCCTGCGCCAACGGCACCGACGCCCTCGGCCTCGTGCTGATGGCGAAGGGCGTGGGCCCGGGCGATGCGGTCTTCGTGCCCGCCTTCACCTTCGTCGCCACGGCGGAAGTGGTGGCCTGGGTCGGCGCCACGCCGGTCTTCGTCGATGTCGACGAGGACAATTTCAACATGAACCCGGCCCATCTCGCCGCCTCGATCAAATGGGCGCGCGACAACGGCCTGCGCCCGGTCGGCGTCATCCCGGTCGACCTGTTCGGCCAGCCGGCCGACTATCAGGCGATCCTGCCCATCGCCGAGGCCGAAGAACTGTGGCTGATGTCGGACGCGGCGCAGAGCTTCGGCGCCAAGCTGAACAACCGCGCGGTCGGCACCTTCGGCCTCGCCACCGCGACCAGCTTCTTCCCGGCGAAGCCGCTTGGCTGCTACGGCGACGGCGGCGCGGTCTTCACCGACGACGACGAATTGATCGAAGTCCTGCGCTCGATCCGCATCCACGGCCAGGGCAGCGACAAATACGAGAATGTCCGCATCGGCATCAACGGCCGCCTCGACACCATCCAGGCCGCCGTGCTGATCGAGAAGCTGAAGCTCTTCCCCGACGAGATCGAAGCCCGCGACCGTGTCGCCAGCCGTTACAACGCTGGCCTCGCCGATGTCGCCCGGGTGCCGCACCTCCGCGCCGGGACGACCAGCGTCTGGGCGCAATATACCCTGGTCCTGAACGATCGCGACAAGGTGGCGGCGGCCTGCAAGGCGGCCAATGTCCCGACCGCGATCTATTACCCGATCCCGCTCAGCCATCAGCTCGGTTACAAGCATTTCCCGACCGGGCCGGGCGGCGTGCCGGTTTCCGAGCGCCTGTCGGCCGGGGTCCTGAGCCTGCCCATGCATCCCTATCTCGCCCCCGACGTGCAGGACCGCATCATCGATACCGTCCGCCAGGCGATCTGA
- a CDS encoding LuxR C-terminal-related transcriptional regulator: MTARPDIGFVVEDLAEARASLVAALESAFPGIEVFAFADLAGARAWIAAALGPQRRAIGLIDLALPDGSGIDLIRLLAGGYPATLTVVTTIFDDDGHLFDALGAGAQGYLLKDVDLGRLGTYLRRIEQGEPPLSPSIARRMLNHFRAAAPRPEIVPPEIVPDDANLTRREVDVLQLIGRGLRVAEAADVLGLTEHTVAGYVKTIYRKLHVSSRAEAALEAARRGLV; the protein is encoded by the coding sequence ATGACCGCAAGGCCCGACATCGGCTTCGTGGTCGAGGATCTGGCGGAAGCCCGCGCCAGCCTCGTCGCCGCCCTCGAAAGCGCCTTTCCCGGGATCGAGGTCTTCGCCTTCGCCGATCTGGCCGGCGCCCGGGCCTGGATCGCCGCCGCTCTCGGCCCGCAGCGCCGGGCCATCGGCCTGATCGATCTCGCCCTGCCGGACGGCTCGGGCATCGACCTGATCCGCCTTCTCGCCGGCGGCTATCCGGCGACCCTGACCGTCGTGACCACGATCTTCGACGACGACGGCCATCTGTTCGACGCTCTCGGGGCGGGCGCGCAGGGCTATCTGCTGAAGGATGTCGACCTCGGCCGGCTCGGCACCTATCTGCGCCGGATCGAGCAGGGGGAACCGCCCCTGTCGCCCTCGATCGCGCGGCGCATGCTCAATCACTTCCGTGCCGCCGCGCCGCGGCCGGAAATCGTGCCGCCGGAAATCGTGCCGGACGATGCCAATCTCACCCGCCGCGAGGTCGACGTGCTGCAATTGATCGGCCGGGGCCTGCGCGTCGCCGAGGCGGCGGATGTCCTCGGCCTGACCGAACACACCGTCGCCGGTTACGTGAAGACCATCTATCGCAAGTTGCACGTCTCGTCCCGCGCCGAGGCGGCGCTGGAAGCGGCGCGGCGCGGCCTGGTCTGA
- a CDS encoding sensor histidine kinase has product MKSLSRGARQGEPAASSIDIAPVEGSASAREPATLMLWVVALCIAAVVGTMWSVLAQPWLGLHLGVAADGRVTVIAAAAGGPGSAVPAGSVLHGLSVPGGPVLALEAQDLTPEPDFITSYADLDRFMARQSALHAILGAGQVVLHYAGADGAPLALAVVPGERPLADLPVDFWVQFVTGIGSLLISGWVWSIRPRDWPPRFFIVSGVAMVMSAHAAAIYSSRELALDGILFQWLSAANFLGAMGFGAAAVALFLRYPMPLAATRHLVWLTLFVAVCFAADRLRLFDGQTTARYLPTATEMVSIVLAVAAQWLATRRDAAARAALNWLGLTISIGAGCFILIIGAPLLIGREPYMSQGYAFGFFLLIYLGVALGLRRYRLFAIGEWSFRVLFYGGAILTMLVLDAALLYVLHLGPEPSLGLALVFVGFLYLPLRDALWRRTVARRRMAEPELFRAVIEVAFGASAEERAGRWRALLERLFDPLEIAPLAEPPRIAQLRGDGTEMRLPPTGETGGLALRYPFGGRALFSLLHLNLARQLGLLMQHAEASRSAYERGVAEERRRISRDLHDDVGARLLSGLHKGDIGDMRKILREAIVDIRSIAGALAGDRLPLSVVAADLRHETFQRLDGTGIALDWPMNPAAGEEVMVDYTLYRHFVSAAREIVSNAIRHSGASRLDIRLAWGGGLLRAAFADNGIGRAEAALGGIGRAGAAPGGNGLRNLTARVGAVGGTIAFPPVAAGFAIEITLPLGRTAS; this is encoded by the coding sequence ATGAAGTCCCTGTCGCGGGGCGCGCGGCAGGGCGAGCCGGCGGCCTCCTCAATCGATATTGCTCCCGTCGAGGGTTCGGCGTCGGCGCGCGAGCCGGCGACCCTGATGCTGTGGGTGGTGGCCCTGTGCATCGCCGCCGTGGTCGGTACCATGTGGTCGGTGCTGGCCCAGCCCTGGCTCGGCCTGCACCTGGGTGTCGCCGCGGACGGCAGGGTGACGGTGATCGCCGCCGCCGCGGGCGGCCCCGGCAGCGCCGTCCCGGCGGGCAGCGTGCTGCACGGCCTGTCGGTGCCCGGGGGCCCGGTCCTGGCCCTGGAGGCGCAGGACCTGACCCCCGAACCCGATTTCATCACCAGCTATGCCGACCTCGATCGCTTCATGGCCCGGCAGTCCGCCCTGCATGCCATCCTGGGCGCGGGGCAGGTGGTTCTGCACTATGCGGGCGCGGACGGCGCGCCCCTGGCCCTGGCGGTCGTGCCCGGGGAACGGCCGCTGGCCGACCTGCCGGTCGATTTCTGGGTCCAGTTCGTCACCGGCATCGGCAGCCTGCTGATCAGCGGCTGGGTGTGGTCGATCCGCCCGCGCGACTGGCCGCCGCGCTTCTTCATTGTCAGCGGCGTCGCCATGGTCATGTCGGCCCATGCCGCCGCGATCTACAGTTCGCGCGAACTGGCGCTGGACGGCATCCTGTTCCAATGGCTCTCGGCGGCCAATTTCCTGGGCGCCATGGGGTTCGGGGCGGCGGCGGTGGCGCTGTTCCTGCGCTATCCGATGCCCCTGGCGGCGACCCGCCACCTGGTCTGGCTGACCCTGTTCGTCGCCGTCTGCTTCGCCGCCGACCGCCTGCGCCTGTTCGACGGCCAGACCACCGCCCGTTACCTGCCGACCGCGACCGAGATGGTCTCGATCGTGCTGGCGGTCGCCGCGCAATGGCTGGCGACGCGGCGGGATGCGGCGGCGCGGGCCGCGCTGAACTGGCTCGGCCTGACCATTTCGATCGGGGCGGGGTGCTTCATCCTGATCATCGGCGCGCCGCTGCTGATCGGCCGGGAACCCTATATGTCGCAAGGCTATGCCTTCGGCTTCTTCCTGCTGATCTATCTCGGCGTCGCGCTGGGCCTGCGCCGCTATCGCCTGTTCGCGATCGGCGAATGGTCGTTCCGCGTGCTTTTCTACGGCGGTGCGATCCTGACCATGCTGGTCCTCGATGCCGCCCTGCTCTATGTTCTGCATCTCGGGCCCGAGCCGTCGCTCGGCCTTGCCCTGGTCTTCGTCGGCTTTCTCTACCTGCCGCTGCGCGATGCCCTGTGGCGGCGCACGGTGGCGCGCCGGCGCATGGCGGAACCCGAACTGTTCCGCGCCGTGATCGAGGTCGCCTTCGGCGCCTCGGCCGAGGAACGGGCCGGGCGCTGGCGCGCCCTGCTCGAACGCCTGTTCGATCCGCTCGAGATCGCGCCCCTGGCCGAACCGCCGCGGATCGCGCAGCTGCGCGGCGACGGCACCGAAATGCGCCTGCCGCCGACCGGGGAGACCGGCGGCCTCGCCCTGCGCTATCCCTTCGGCGGGCGGGCGCTGTTCTCCCTGCTGCACCTCAATCTCGCCCGCCAGCTCGGCCTTCTGATGCAGCATGCCGAAGCCAGCCGCAGCGCCTATGAGCGCGGCGTGGCCGAGGAGCGCCGGCGCATTTCCCGCGACCTGCACGACGATGTCGGCGCCCGCCTGCTCTCCGGCCTGCACAAGGGCGACATCGGCGATATGCGCAAGATCCTGCGCGAGGCGATCGTCGATATCCGTTCGATCGCGGGCGCGCTCGCCGGCGACCGCCTGCCGCTCTCCGTGGTGGCGGCCGATCTCCGCCACGAAACCTTCCAGCGCCTGGACGGCACGGGCATCGCCCTCGACTGGCCGATGAATCCGGCGGCGGGGGAAGAGGTCATGGTCGATTACACCCTCTACCGTCACTTCGTGTCGGCGGCGCGCGAGATCGTCAGCAACGCCATCCGTCACTCGGGCGCGTCGCGCCTCGACATCCGCCTGGCCTGGGGCGGCGGCCTGCTGCGGGCCGCCTTCGCCGATAATGGCATCGGCCGGGCCGAGGCGGCCCTGGGGGGCATCGGCCGGGCCGGGGCGGCCCCGGGCGGCAACGGCCTGCGCAACCTGACGGCCCGGGTCGGCGCGGTCGGGGGCACGATCGCCTTCCCGCCGGTGGCCGCCGGCTTCGCGATCGAGATCACCCTGCCGCTCGGCCGGACGGCATCATGA
- a CDS encoding response regulator, giving the protein MAQRILVVEDEAFIAFFLDTVLTDAGFEVIGPLDDAAEALVVAAAERPDLALMDIRLKGGLDGVSATRHLVEDLGVPVVVVSANAGQAMADLRPLTSHILGKPVASEELVATVREALLAA; this is encoded by the coding sequence ATGGCGCAGCGCATTCTTGTGGTCGAGGACGAGGCTTTCATCGCCTTCTTTCTTGATACGGTGCTGACCGACGCCGGCTTCGAAGTCATCGGCCCCCTCGACGATGCCGCCGAGGCGCTGGTGGTCGCGGCGGCGGAACGGCCCGATCTCGCCCTGATGGACATCCGCCTGAAAGGCGGGCTGGACGGCGTTTCCGCCACCCGCCACCTGGTCGAGGACCTGGGCGTGCCGGTGGTCGTGGTCAGCGCCAATGCCGGCCAGGCCATGGCCGACCTGCGGCCCCTGACCTCCCATATCCTGGGCAAGCCGGTGGCGAGCGAGGAATTGGTCGCCACCGTGCGCGAGGCGCTGCTCGCCGCCTGA